Below is a window of Christensenella minuta DNA.
TCGGAGCTGTCTGTTCCCAGAATGTATGCGCCGGGATAACGGCGCCGCAATACATGCGTGCTGTTTCCCGGACCACAGCCGATGTCGAGGACGCGCGCAACTCCTTTCTGGGGAAGGCGCGCGGCGAGGTCGCGGGAGGGCTGCGTACGTTCCTGCTCATATTTTAGGTAGAGTACCGAATCCCATTGCGTCATAAAATCCACCTCGTTTGATAACGGATTATTTTACGGAAATTCCCCTGCGGGGAAGGCCTGCCGCTGCCCGGAAGGATCCCGGAGGCATGCAAATATCCTATAAAAATCGTATCAAACCACGGATACAAAGTCAATTGGCTTCCAGCGGTTTTGGCACACGTACGCGGTGTTTTTTGAAAAATGAAAGCATAAACGCCACGCAGCATATAAAGGTCAGCAGCTCTGCGGCCGGCCCCGTCATCCACACGCCGCTCAGACCAAACGCGCGCGGCAGCAGGAGAAGGCAGGGAACAATCAGCCCAAAGCCGCGCAGGGCGGAAATCAGGAACGAGGGCTTTGGACGCGCGATGGAAGCGAAAAAAGAGGTCGTCACCACGTTCACGCCCGCAAACAGGAAGCCGAAGAAATAAATAGAAAGCCCATCCCGCGTGAGCGCCTGCAGCTGCCCGTTTCCTTCGCTGTTGAAAACGGAGGCGATCTGGTCTGGAAAGAACAGGGCGGCGAGGTAAAATAATCCGCCGAGGACGAAAGCAAGCGCCGCGCCGAGGAGATAGGTGCGCAGTACGTTCCCCATGCGTCCCGCGCCGTAATTCACACTGACGACGGGCTGTATTCCCTGGCCGACGCCCGTGAAGATAGCGATACATACCAGCGCAAGGTTGGCGACGATGCCGTATGCCGCCACGCCGATATCCCCGGCGATGCCCATAATTACCATGTTGAACAGGAAAATGATTATGCCGGAAGAAAATTCCGTAATAAAAGAGGGAATGCCTGTGAGAACGGAGCTTATAAGCTCTTTTGCATTCAGGCGGGTCTTTTTCAGACGGAAATGATTCTTTTTGCGGAAGAAATGCGAGGACAGGATTACCATGCTGAGGATGGGAGAGACCCCGGTCGCGAGGGCCGCGCCGAAAATGCCGAGCTGCATGGGGAAGACAAAAATATAGTCGAACACAATATTAAAGAGGCAGCTGCCAAGCATGCCGAACATCGCGAGGCGGGGATTGCCGTCGTTACGCACAAACGCGACGAGCAGGTTGTTGAGGATAAACGCACAGGAAAATACCATCAGCAGCTTGAGGTAGGTTGACGTCATGGAGATGATATGATCCCCGTTGGCGCCGAGCATCATTGCAATCGGCTGGTTCAGGAAAATACCGCACAGTGTAAGGATTACGCCAAGGACCGCGCCAAGCAGGAAAGACTGTGTGAAAATGCGGCTGCCCGCGCCACGCTCTCCTTTTCCGGTGGCGATGGAAAAGAGAGTTGCCGAGCCAATGCCGATGAGAAGACCCGTGCCGTTGATAAGGCTGAACACGGGCAGCGCGAGATTGAGGGCTACCAGCCCGTCCGCGCCGACGCCGTTTGCGACAAAGAAGGTATCCGCGAGGACATACAGGGAAACCCCGAGCATGCTCAGCACATTCAGGGAGACGTATTTGAAAAACGTCTTGTAGATGCCTTGGTTCAGGATGTTCGTTTGTTCCATTTCTTCCTCCCGGCCGGGCGCATGAGGGATGCTTCCCGGCGTGATTTTAGCGTTTTACCCGGATCCGCACGCCGTGAAGGGGTCCGGATGCCAAAAAATAATAGGCCTTCGCGTATCCGAAGGCCTAACAATACGAAAAAATTTGTGCATTTTATGTGACGCGCACCCGGCGGTGCAGCGGCACGGCACGATCTAATTTCCGGTACCAACAAAAAGCGGCGGTATCAGTCCGCTAAATTATAGCAAAGGAAAAATTTTATGTCAAGCAGCGGAAAGGACTTTTTCATCCTTACGGTTTTGGGGAAAATGAAAAAACGGCCATGGCATAGGCCGTCTTTCCGGAGGTCTGTATTTAAGAATGGGGGGTCAAACTTTATGGGTGGAACCTGTGTGGCAGGAGGATGAGTGCGAACAACCCTTGCACGATCCGCAGCATCCTCCTTTTTTCTGCTGCCGAATCAGTCCCCAGATCGAAAGCCCAAAGCAAGCGGCAACGATTACAACTACGAGAATGGTTCCGGGATTCACTTTAACGCCTCCTTTGTTTCCCCCGTACCGGCCTTCCTGGTTTTCGCCGGGCCCTGAGATCGGAGGTCATCGACCTTGAAACCCGGCGCAAAACATATCAGGAGTATGTACGTATGGGGAACGTATCTTTTCGTGCAGTACGCAGGAGAGTCGGCCTCCGTACTGTTTCCGCCTCGGGCGGATGGTTTACCGGAATTAGCATATGCTAACTCGCTTGGTAAAATTTTAGTTAGTCTTCGCTAACCATGATTAAAGTTTACCACTCCGGCCCGAGTTTGTCAACCCCATATTGCAAAAATTTATTTGAGAACCCCAAAGGCGTATGTTACAATAGATACAATAACTTCGGGGACGAAGAAACAGAGGGGGAAACGGAATGCGTGAATCTGGGGAAAACTATCTGGAGACGATCCTGCTCCTGCAAAAAAAACTCGGCTGCGTCCGTTCGATTGACATTGCAAACAAGCTGGATTACTCTAAGCCAAGCGTCAGCAGGGCAATGGGTATCCTGAAGAAGCAGGACTATATTACGATGGATAAGAGCGGTTTCATCGAGCTGACAGATAAAGGACTGCAGAAGGCCAGAGAGATCTACGAGCGGCATACGCTAATCCAGGAGTTCCTGATCGAAACGCTGGGAGTGGAGCCGGACATCGCGGAGCAGGACGCCTGCCGGATCGAGCACATTATCAGCGTCCGCACCTTTGACCGCATCAGGGAATATGTGGAAGAGCATCATAAATAGCGGGGCGCGGGCAAGGGAAAGACGGCGCTTTGAGCTGCGGCGGGAGAGGACGAATTCCCTGATTTTGAAAGCAGAGCGGCGCAGCGGCGTTTTGGGACCGCCGCCGGACGTGCGGAAAATAGAAAAAAAGGCAAGAAAAAATCCGGCAGGCCTGCCGGATTTTTTACCCTTTTGGGCGGGCCGGGAAGGTTCCGGCCCAAGGGGGGTTAGAGAATCTGTTAAAATCAATCGGTTTTGTTATGAATTTGCTTCCACAGCGGAAAGCGTTTCCTTCTTCTTCGACGGGTCGTAGCCTTTGCGTGCCATCAGCCATACAATAAGGGCGATCAGTGCTACGGCAATCACTGCGCCGACACCGAAGGGCTGCCCGAGAACGAATACGCTGCCGAGCTGGAAGATGATGAACGCGACCACATACGCGAGAAGCGTCTGGTAGCCAATCGCCGCCCATGTCCATTTCGCATTGCCCATTTCGCGCTTGATCGCACCGATCGCTGCGAAGCAGGGAGCGCACAGAAGGTTGAATGCCATGAAGGAGAAGGCGCTGACCACGGTGAACGTACCGGCCACGCTGGCGAGCAGAGCCACGCTTTCTTCGGTCGCGTCGGCGATACCGTGCAGGACGCCCATCGTTGCCACGACGTTTTCCTTGGCCACAAGGCCGGTGATCGTCGCGACGGAGGACTGCCAGTCGCCAAATCCAAGCGGTGCAAAGACTGGGGCGATGGCATTGCCGATTCCCGCCAGCATACTTTCGCCCGTATCCACCATTTCAAACGAAGTGTTAAAGTTGCTCAGCAGCCAGATAACGACTGTCGAGGCGAAGATGATGGTACCGGCTTTGATGATGAACGATTTACCGCGTTCCCACATGTGGATCAATACGCCTTTGGCGCCCGGTACACGATACTGGGGAAGCTCCATCACGAAGGGAGCCGGTTCGCCCGCGAACGGTTTGGTTTTTTTCAGGATGATACCGGAGACGATGACCATGCCGATTCCGAGGAAGTACGCACACGGCGCCAGCCACCAGGAATTTTCCGGGAACATCGCGCCCGCGATGAGGGCAATGATCGGAAGCTTGGCTCCGCAGGGGACGAACGTCGTCGTCATGATCGTCATGCGCCGGTCAGATTCGTTTTCAATCGTACGGCTTGCCATGATTCCGGGAACGCCGCAGCCGGAAGCAACCAGCATCGGAATGAAGGATTTACCGGACAGCCCGAATTTGCGGAAGATACGGTCCATGATGAAAGCGACACGCGCCATATAGCCGCAGTCTTCCAACAGCGCGAGCAGTACGAAGAGGATAAGCATCTGGGGTACGAAGCCGATAATTGCGCCCACACCGCCGATGATGCCGTCCACGACAAGGCTTTGCGCCCAATCGGCCGCGCCGATTGCCGCAAGGCCGCCCTCTGCCCAGCCGGAAATCCATTCGCCAAAGAGGACGTCGTTCGCCCAGTCGGTAACGATAGTCCCGAGCCAGCTGACCGAAATGAAGTAGACAAGGAACATCACGCCGATAAAGATCGGGATCGCAGCGGCACGGTTGGTGACTACGCGGTCGATCTTATCGGAGATCGTCATTTGCTCTTCGCGCTTCTTTACGCATTCGCGCATCAGGCTGTGGATGAAGAGATAGCGTTCGTTGGTGATGATGCTTTCGCTGTCGTCGTCATACTGGTTTTCACACAATTTGACAATCTCGTTGATTTTGTTTTTGGTATCCGCCTTGAACTTGAAATGCGCCTCCGCTTTTTCGTCCCGCTCGAACAGCTTGACCGCGTACCAGCGGAGGTTTTTTTGGTCAACAACGCCGGAAAGGACCCCCTCGATGTCCGTAAGGGAAGCCTCCACATCCGCCGCAAATTTGTGAACGATGGGCTGCACCGCCACCGTCTTCGCTACGCCGAGCGCCGTCTCGATCAGCTTCGTGAGGCCGGTGCCTTTCAGCGCCGAAGTCTCAACGATCGGGCAGCCGAGTTTTTCGCTCAGCTTCCTGATATCTATCTTATCGCCGCGCTTTTTAACTACGTCCATCATATTGAGCGCGATGACGACGGGCACACCCGTTTCCAGAAGCTGGGTCGTGAGGTACAGGTTGCGTTCGATGTTTGTTGCGTCTACGATGTCGATAATAACGTCGGGATGTTCTTCTAATAAATAATTCCGTGCAACAACCTCTTCCAGCGTGTAAGGGGACAGGGAATAGATACCCGGTAAGTCCGTCACAATGATATCTTTATGCTCTTTTAATTTGCCTTCTTTTTTTTCAACCGTTACGCCCGGCCAGTTGCCGACGTACTGCGATGCACCCGTAAGGTTATTGAACATGGTGGTTTTACCGCAGTTTGGGTTGCCTGCCAGTGCAAGTTTCATTTGCTTCCTCCTCTCAAAAGTTAGTCTAAGCTAACAATCGCTTCAAAAAAATGCAGGGAAATCCCCGCGATACGCCCACAAAATATCAGCTGACTTCGATCATGTCGGCGTCCGCCTTGCGGATCGAAAGTTCATAGCCGCGCACAGTGACCTCGACCGGGTCGCCGAGCGGCGCAACCTTGCGCACATAGACCTGGGTTCCCTTTGTGAGGCCCATGTCCATGATCCTGCGCTTTACGGCTCCCGAGCCAGTCAGTTTAACTACCGTTACCGTCTCGCCGCACTGAGCAGTGCGCAGGGTTTTCGCTTCGGATGTTTCATGCTTCATACCGTTCCTCCTTTCCGGCATGCGCCAAAGGGCGCAAAAAAATACAATACTTCCAAACGCAAAGGCGTTTTTTGGTCTAAAAGGGATCACGCATCCGCAATCATGATACGGCCGGCCATCGCTTTGCTGATCGCGATGCGTGTATCTTTCACGTTTACGATCATGTTTCCGCCCATCTCGGACACAACGGTCACATGTTCGCCCTCCACAAAACCAAGGCTTCCGAGAAAATGGCGCACATCATCTTTTCCCTTGATCTTGCAGATAAAAGCTTTTTTCCCCGCAGGGGCAAATGTAAGCGGCATGATGATAAACACTCCTTTCGATTAGCATACGCTAATATCTTGGCGAAATACAAGGGTTAGCAATTACTAACCCTTTTCCACCTGAAAGTTTACCATTGCTAACCAGAGAAGTCAATATGTAAACCGCAAAAAAGCAAAAAATAATCCCAAGGGGAGGAGCAACGGCAGGGCATGCTTTTTTCGCTGCTTGGGATGGAGCGCCGATCGAAAGGATTCCATTCTATAATAATCAGGGCAAATCCCGTATTTTGTTTGGGGAATCTTCGCAGAGGGTTGCCACAGCGCGAAAAAAAAGAGTATACTATTCATGAAACCTATTATGGCCGCGCAAGGCGGGCATGATGGAATAAACAGGAGGAATCATAAATTATGGGTAACGAAAGCAGTCAGAACGAACAAAGGACCACGCGGCGTGCGGGCATGAACGATGTGGCCCGCAAAATGACGGGCGGCAACAAAACGGCAGGGATCGTTATTGCCATCTGCATGGTGGTGCTCGGCATCCTGATTTTTGCCGCTCCGCTCATCATGGGGCTGGGGATCGCCTACCTGGTGACGATCGGCTTCATCGCCTACGGAATTTTTGAAATCGTCGCCTATGTCCGCACCCCCGCGGATTACCGCAACGGGTGGACGATTGCCAACGGAATCATCTTTACGCTCCTCGGCATCATGATTTTAGCAGAAGCGCTGGGCGGACAGTATGGGAAGATCAATATGATCTCCACGTTCTCATTCATCATCGGCTTCTTCGCCCTGTTCGGCGGTATCACGCAAATTTCGTCGTACGGCGCGTTCAAAAAAGCGGGCGAGCCGGGAGCGGGATGGATCCTCGCGAGCGGCATCATCAATCTGGTGCTTGGCATCCTGATTATCTGCGCGCCGATCGCGGGTTGGTTTACTATGGAATGGATTTTCGCGATTTACCTGATCGTGGGCGGCGTAGCACTGTTTGCGGAGGCCTGCTCGGGAAAGCTTGCTTATAAAAAATAACGCCGATCCATTGCAATGACAGAATCGAACAAAGTATTTGGCGGGAAATTCCGCGACAGAACGGCGATGTGCGGGGAAAAAGGCATATCGCCGTTTGCCGCCCGGAAATTATTTTGCCGCGCGGCCTGAATTCGGGCTGATAATTCGATATGACCGCATCGCAACGCTTTCCTGCCGTGCCCGCTGCAGGCGGGAAGCCGCCGCTGGGCGATCTGGCCGGCCAAAATAAATGCGGGACGCTGAAACAGACCGTCGCGCCCCGTTTTTTCGTAAGACAATAAAAAAGGATATGACGATGCAGACAAGAGGGATGAAAATCTGGTCCGGCCTGAATGTTGCGCTCGGCGCGCTCGCATACGCCGTGCTTTTGGACGGGATGTGGTTCTGGATAGGCTTTGCCTGCGCGGCAGCCGCGCTTATCCTTGGGAGCAAGGGGCGCAAAAGTCCATATAAAAGCAAACAAATCTGCTCGGTGGTCAGTATTGCGCTGGCTGTCGGGGCGGCTGTTTGCTATCTTATTCTTATGCTCTCGCTTGGATATTCCATGCCGGATATATTATGACAGATAAATTGGGGGGGACGGTATGCTAAAGCTTTACAAAGGATTGAAATCATATGTAAAGCAGCTGATTCTCATGGTTTTATTGCTTTTCGTACAGGCATTTTCCATGCTGATGCTGCCATCTATGATGTCGCTTATCATCGACCGGGGGGTCGTTCAGGGCGATATGAACTATATCGTTACGGCCGGGATCATTATGATTTGTATCACGCTTGCCGGATCGGTATCCGCCATCGGCGTGGGATATTTTGCTTCCAAAGTGGCGGTAGGCTTTTGCACGGATACGCGCAAAAAGCTGTTCCGCCATATTGACCGCTTTACCATGGAGGAATTTGACAAGGTGGGGACATCGTCCCTGACGACGCGTTCTACGAACGATATCCTGCAGGTACAGAATTTTACCATTATGCTGTTCCGGGTAATCATACTGGCGCCGATCATGTGCATTGGCGGCATTACGCTCGCCTTCCAGAAGAACGCGACGCTTGCGATGGTGCTGGTCGTCTGTATGCCGGTTATCGTGGTATTCCTCGTGCTTGTGCTGCGCAGCGCGTTTCCGGTTTTCCGTTCGATGCAGGCGAAGCTCGACAAGGTGAACCTGATTATACGCGAAAACATTACCGGGGTGCGCGTCGTGCGCGCGTTCACAGCTGAACAGCGGGAAGAGAAACGCTTTGAAGAGGCCAACGAGGATATGACGCGGACATCGACCAAATCGCAGGTGAAGGTGTCCACGCTGATGCCCCTTTTGATGCTGATTATCAATCTTGGTACGGTGGCGGTCGTTTGGTTCGGCGGACAGCAGATTTCCCAGGGCGTGATCCAGGTGGGCGATATGATGGCGCTGATCCAGTATTTGATGCTGATTATGTATGCGCTGGTGATGATGTCGCTGATCTTTGCCCTGATGCCCCGCGCCAGCGTATGCGCGGAGCGCATTATGGAGGTGCTGGAAATTAAGCCTGCCATCAAGGATGCGGTGAATCCAAAAATCCCGGAGAAAAAGACCGGAATTGTGGAATTCCGCGACGTGACGCTTGCCTATGGAAATTCGGATACGCCGGCGGTCTCAGGCATCAGCTTTACCGCGATGCCCGGCCAGACCACCGCCATCATCGGGGCGACGGGCAGCGGGAAGTCGTCTGTGATCTGCATGATCCCGCGGCTGCGCGACCCTGTGCAAGGTACAGTTTTGGTGGACGGCGTAGACGTGCGGGAATACGACCTTGACGCGCTGCGCAAGCGAATCGGTTATGTGCCGCAAAAGTCGAACCTGTTTGCGGGGACGATCCGCTCTAATATCGCTTTTTCCAACGAGGATATGAGCGACGGGCAGGTGGAGCGCGCCGCGCGGATCGCCCAGGCGGACGACTTTATTTCCAAAAAGGAACTGGGGTATGACGATCCCGTCGCAGAAGGGGGAACCAACGTATCCGGCGGCCAGCGCCAGCGCCTTGCAATCGCGCGCGCCATGGCGACGAACGCGAATATCTTCGTGTTTGACGACAGCTTTTCGGCGCTGGATTTCAAAACCGACGCAGCCGTACGGCGGGCGATCCGGGAAAGTACGCAGGATGCGACCGTCATTATCGTGGCCCAGCGGGTGGGTACGATCATGAATGCGGACAAAATACTGGTAATGGACCAGGGAAAAATAATCGGGGAAGGAACGCACGAAGAGCTGCTCCGAACTTGCGGCATCTATGAGCAGATCGCCAAAACACAGCTGGCTGGGGGAGGTGAGGAGGAATGAGCAAGCAATCGCCGAAAAAGAATTCAACCGCAAAACGGCTGATCGGCTATTTTAAGCCGTACAGGAAAAAAGTGGTCTTCCTTTTGATCTGCGCGATCGTGGGCGTTGTATTCCTGATCACCGGTCCGCGCGTCCTCGGGACGGCAACGAACGTGATTACCATGCGCGCGCAGTATAACCAAACGGGCGTATTGAACCTCGACGTCAATAACCCCGAGCTGGCGGGTATCGGGGAAATCCGCGAGAATGTCGATGCGGAGGGAAACTACGCCGGACCTCCTCTTAAAGAGGGGGAGATGCCGGTGCTGAAGATGGTGCTGATGATCCTCGTCGCCATTTACGGGCTTTCCGCATTCTTTACATACCTGCAGCAGAAAACCACGGCGCAGGTCGCACAGCGGGCGATGTTTGACCTGCGGGAAAATGTGGACAAGAAGATACAAAAGCTTCCGCTGAATTATTACGATACGCACACGCACGGGGATGTGCTATCCCGCACGACGACGGATATCGAAACGATATCGACTTCGCTCCAGCAGATCATGACGCAGCTTTTGACGGCGATTTTTACGATCATCGGCATCGTGGTCATGATGTTTACCCTAAACTGGCAGATGGCGCTGATCGCGCTCGTCGTGCTTCCGGTGGCGCTGTTCGTTTGCTCGCGTATCGCGAAGAAATCACAGGCGTTTTTCAAGGGCCAGCAGGAGGGCCTTGGGGCCGTCAACAGCTATGTGGAGGAGCACTACGCGGGACACGACGTATTGAAGCTGTATGGCGGGGAGGACCGCGCGGAACACGAATTCGATGAAATGAACGATACGCTCAACGAGGACGCGCGACGCGCGCAGTTCGCGTCTTCCATCATGATGCCCGCCACCAACCTGGTGGGAAACCTGGGGTACGTGGGCATCTGTATCCTCGGCGGCCTCCTGACAGCGGGCGGCTCGCTTACCATCGGCGCGATCCAGGCGTTCCTGCAATATATGCAGCAGTTTACACAGCCCATTATCCAGACATCCAATATTGTCAACATGATGCAAAGCACCCTTGCCGCGGCCGACCGCGTGTTCGGGTTCCTGGATGAACCAGAAATACCGGAGGAGCGGGAGAACGCCGTTCATATTGAAAAAACAGAGGGGCATATTACCTTCGAGCATGTGAAATTCGGGTATTCGCCCGACCGCATTTTGATTACCGACATGAACGCGGAAATAAAGCACGGGCAAAAGGTAGGGATTTGCGGGCCGACCGGCGCCGGAAAAACGACGCTCATCAACCTGTTGATGCGTTTTTACGACCTCAATGGCGGGGCGATCAGGATCGACGGGACAGACACTACTGACATGACGCGCCAAAATGTGCGCAGCCTGTTTGGGATGGTGCTGCAGGATACGTGGCTGTATTCGGCCAGCATTCGCGACAATATCCGTTACGGGCGGCCGGAAGCGACGGACGAAGAGGTGGAGGAGGCGTGCCGGATGGCAAACGCCGATTATTTCATCCGCACCCTGCCGGAAGGCTACGATACCGTGATTGACGAGAGCGCGGGGAATCTTTCCTCCGGGCAAAAGCAGCTGCTTACGATCGCGCGCGCGTTCTGCGCAAATCCGCAGATATTGATTCTGGACGAAGCGACAAGCTCCGTCGACACGCGTACGGAAAAGCTGATGACGGACGCGATGAAAAAGCTGACGGAGGGGCGGACCAATTTCCAAATCGCCCACAGGCTGTCCACCATCTTTGACGCGGACCTGATTCTTGTTTTGAAGGACGGCGACCTTGTGGAGCAGGGAACGCACGACGAGCTGATGAAGACGGGCGGCGTGTATGCCGCACTGTACAACAGCCAGTTCTCGTAAGCGCCCCAAAGGAACAAAACCGGTATCCCGCAAGGGGTACCGGTTTTTGCTATCGCAGAGAATGATAGGGGATCAGATTTCTTTGTCTTTGAGCGCGAGGGCGCGCACCTTGAGCGGCAGGCCGAACAGGTTAATGAAGCCCTCCGCATCCTTGTGGTCGTATACCTCGTCCTCGCCGAAGGTGGCGAACTCTTCGCTGTACAGGGAGTAGGGGGACTTAAGGCCGACATGCGTGCAGTTGCCCTTATAGAGCTTCATACGCACCGTCCCGGTGACCGTTTTCTGCGTTTCGGCCAAGAATGCCGCCAGCGCTTCGCGCAGCGGGCAGAACCATTTGCCGTCATATACGAGCTCCGCGTATTTCGCGGCCACGCCTTCCTTGTAATGCATGGTATCTTTGTCGAGCGTCAGCATTTCGAGTCCCGCATGCGCCGTATAGAGGATGCGTCCACCGGGGTTTTCGTATACGCCGCGGCTTTTCATGCCCACGAGACGGTTTTCCACCAGGTCGTCGATGCCTACGCCGTTTTCCGCACCAAGCTCGTTCAGCTTGGCGACAAGCTCGACCGGGCCGTATTTTTGTCCGTCGATGGAAACGGGGATGCCCTGTTCAAATTCGATAGTGAAATAACATGGCTTATCCGGCGCTTCTTCCGGCGTTTTGCAGATCATATAGAGGTCGTCCTTGGGTTCGTTCCACGGGTCTTCGAGGTCGGAACCTTCGTGCGAAAGATGCCAGATGTTGGCATCCATGCTGTAATTGTGCTCCTTATCTACCGGGACGGGGATGTTGCGCGCCTGTGCGTATTCGATCTCTTCCTCGCGGGATTTGATATCCCAGATACGCCAGGGGGCGATGATATCGATTTCCGGGGCAAGCGCCTTTACGGTAAGCTCGAACCGCACCTGGTCGTTACCTTTGCCGGTCGCGCCGTGGCAGATAGCGTCCGCACCCACTTCTTTGGCAATCTCGACCAAACGCTTTGCGATGACCGGACGTGCAAAAGAGGTGCCGAGCAGGTATTTTCCTTCGTATACCGCGCCCGCCTGCATTGTCGGGTAGACATAATCGGTGATAAATTCTTCCGTGAGGTCTTCGATATATGCATCCGACGCGCCGGTATTGATGGCCTTTTCGTACAGACCGTCAAGCTCTTTGCCCTGCCCGACGTTGCCGCATACCGCGATTACGTCTTTTACGCCGTAGGTTTCCTTGAGCCACGGAATGATGATGGAGGTATCGAGACCACCGGAATACGCGAGAACTACCTTGTTATACTGTTTCTTTGCATTCATGACAAAACTCCTTTTCCGCGCACCCAAGGTGCGTTGCATTCATTTGATATTCATAATTATACATAAAAATGAATAATTATGCAATAGGGAATTTGTAAAAAATACAAACTTTTTTATTTCCAGCGCAAAATTGCGAAAAAAGAAGTAATCATGTATACTGTATTTAACTCGGAATGTTCTGCAAAAGGAAAGGTGAAAATGATTGTACTCGGTATTGACCCCGGCCTTGCAACAGTGGGCTATGGTGTGATAAGCTGTGACGAAAAGGTAAGGCTGAAATTGATTGATTACGGCACGATCCTGACGGAGGCGGGCGAGCAGTTTCCGGTCCGCTTAAAGCAGATTAACCACGGGATCGCCCAGTTAATCGATATGTACCGGCCGGATTCGATTGCGTTTGAAGAATTGTTCTTCAACAAGAACGTGACGACGGCGATCAGCGTCGCGCAGGCGCGCGGGGCGGCGCTTGTGGCAGCGTCTGAACGGACGGAGCAGCTTTACGAATATACGCCCTTGCAGATCAAGCAGGCGGTGGTGGGATATGGACGGGCGGATAAAAACCAGGTGCAGATGATGGTAAAGACGATCCTGTCCCTAAAGGAAGCACCGAAGCCGGACGACGCGGCGGACGCGGTGGCGGTGGCGATTTGCCATGCGCACAGCGCACACACGGCAGGGATACTTAACACAAAGATCAAGTAAGGCGCGCAGGCCTCTGGAATTGAAGGAGTAAACATCTATGTATGCATATATAGCAGGGGAAGTCGTACAGAAGGCGGCGGCCTATGCGGTGATCGACGTGGGCGGCGTGGGCTACCAGATATTTACGGACACGTTTTCCCTGAACTCGATCAAAACGGGAGAGAAAGCAAAGCTGTATACCTATCTTAAGGTAGCGGAGGACGATATGACCCTTTACGGGTTCCTGACGCAGGAGCAAAAAACGATGTTCGAGAAGCTGCTGTCGATCAGCGGGATCGGTCCGAAAGCGGCTGCGTCCGTGCTTTCGGTCATGCGGGTGAACGATATCGCCGCAGCTGTGATTTCAAACGACGATAAGGCGTTTACCAATGTGCCGGGGATTGGCAAGAAAACGGCACAGCGGCTTGTGCTGGAGCTGAAGGAAAAGGTGGA
It encodes the following:
- the ruvC gene encoding crossover junction endodeoxyribonuclease RuvC, whose translation is MIVLGIDPGLATVGYGVISCDEKVRLKLIDYGTILTEAGEQFPVRLKQINHGIAQLIDMYRPDSIAFEELFFNKNVTTAISVAQARGAALVAASERTEQLYEYTPLQIKQAVVGYGRADKNQVQMMVKTILSLKEAPKPDDAADAVAVAICHAHSAHTAGILNTKIK
- the ruvA gene encoding Holliday junction branch migration protein RuvA; protein product: MYAYIAGEVVQKAAAYAVIDVGGVGYQIFTDTFSLNSIKTGEKAKLYTYLKVAEDDMTLYGFLTQEQKTMFEKLLSISGIGPKAAASVLSVMRVNDIAAAVISNDDKAFTNVPGIGKKTAQRLVLELKEKVDFEDAVGAGVDMAEFSQDAAAEAAAALAGLGYNRQEAVAAVAAVRGLGDTAEELVALALKRIGK
- a CDS encoding ABC transporter ATP-binding protein, with the protein product MLKLYKGLKSYVKQLILMVLLLFVQAFSMLMLPSMMSLIIDRGVVQGDMNYIVTAGIIMICITLAGSVSAIGVGYFASKVAVGFCTDTRKKLFRHIDRFTMEEFDKVGTSSLTTRSTNDILQVQNFTIMLFRVIILAPIMCIGGITLAFQKNATLAMVLVVCMPVIVVFLVLVLRSAFPVFRSMQAKLDKVNLIIRENITGVRVVRAFTAEQREEKRFEEANEDMTRTSTKSQVKVSTLMPLLMLIINLGTVAVVWFGGQQISQGVIQVGDMMALIQYLMLIMYALVMMSLIFALMPRASVCAERIMEVLEIKPAIKDAVNPKIPEKKTGIVEFRDVTLAYGNSDTPAVSGISFTAMPGQTTAIIGATGSGKSSVICMIPRLRDPVQGTVLVDGVDVREYDLDALRKRIGYVPQKSNLFAGTIRSNIAFSNEDMSDGQVERAARIAQADDFISKKELGYDDPVAEGGTNVSGGQRQRLAIARAMATNANIFVFDDSFSALDFKTDAAVRRAIRESTQDATVIIVAQRVGTIMNADKILVMDQGKIIGEGTHEELLRTCGIYEQIAKTQLAGGGEEE
- a CDS encoding ABC transporter ATP-binding protein, encoding MSKQSPKKNSTAKRLIGYFKPYRKKVVFLLICAIVGVVFLITGPRVLGTATNVITMRAQYNQTGVLNLDVNNPELAGIGEIRENVDAEGNYAGPPLKEGEMPVLKMVLMILVAIYGLSAFFTYLQQKTTAQVAQRAMFDLRENVDKKIQKLPLNYYDTHTHGDVLSRTTTDIETISTSLQQIMTQLLTAIFTIIGIVVMMFTLNWQMALIALVVLPVALFVCSRIAKKSQAFFKGQQEGLGAVNSYVEEHYAGHDVLKLYGGEDRAEHEFDEMNDTLNEDARRAQFASSIMMPATNLVGNLGYVGICILGGLLTAGGSLTIGAIQAFLQYMQQFTQPIIQTSNIVNMMQSTLAAADRVFGFLDEPEIPEERENAVHIEKTEGHITFEHVKFGYSPDRILITDMNAEIKHGQKVGICGPTGAGKTTLINLLMRFYDLNGGAIRIDGTDTTDMTRQNVRSLFGMVLQDTWLYSASIRDNIRYGRPEATDEEVEEACRMANADYFIRTLPEGYDTVIDESAGNLSSGQKQLLTIARAFCANPQILILDEATSSVDTRTEKLMTDAMKKLTEGRTNFQIAHRLSTIFDADLILVLKDGDLVEQGTHDELMKTGGVYAALYNSQFS
- a CDS encoding argininosuccinate synthase, whose protein sequence is MNAKKQYNKVVLAYSGGLDTSIIIPWLKETYGVKDVIAVCGNVGQGKELDGLYEKAINTGASDAYIEDLTEEFITDYVYPTMQAGAVYEGKYLLGTSFARPVIAKRLVEIAKEVGADAICHGATGKGNDQVRFELTVKALAPEIDIIAPWRIWDIKSREEEIEYAQARNIPVPVDKEHNYSMDANIWHLSHEGSDLEDPWNEPKDDLYMICKTPEEAPDKPCYFTIEFEQGIPVSIDGQKYGPVELVAKLNELGAENGVGIDDLVENRLVGMKSRGVYENPGGRILYTAHAGLEMLTLDKDTMHYKEGVAAKYAELVYDGKWFCPLREALAAFLAETQKTVTGTVRMKLYKGNCTHVGLKSPYSLYSEEFATFGEDEVYDHKDAEGFINLFGLPLKVRALALKDKEI